DNA sequence from the Desulfobulbaceae bacterium genome:
TCAAACTCCTTGATGAGAACTTTGATGAGTATGCCTTTGTTATCGCCCATGAAATGGCCCACATTACCCAGGGCCATATCGACAAAAAGAAATCGTATAACCAGAATGTCCAACAGGCTGGCGGCGTTCTTGGGCTGGCCATGGAGGTGATAGGTATTGGCCTGGGTATACCTTTCAGCGGTTTAATTTCCTCGGCAACAGTTAATTCGGGGACACATCTGGCAAAAATGGGCTACAGCCGTGACCAGGAGAGAGAGGCCGACGAGATGGGACTGCATTATATGCGGGAGGCTGGGTTTGACCCTTTAGGAGCAATACGATTCCAGGAAAAACTACAACAATTTTCCAGCGCTGATGTGGCTTTTTTATCAACCCACCCGCAAACTGAAGAACGTAAGGAAAACCTCCTAAAACTGATCAACAAGACCGCAGTTACGGAATAATTTCAAATTTCTTACTGTTGACGTTCCAGACGTAACCACCGCCAAACCAGATATCTTCGATAAGATCCATTTCAAG
Encoded proteins:
- a CDS encoding M48 family metalloprotease is translated as MAWKTVAKLLCLVLTLSAGCASRQNSTQTNGQCPAGLHANIVAIDPVFLEDLQYVRDDIALQSGTDAELLIVAGTAPNAFAWKDKKKEFIAINLGLIKLLDENFDEYAFVIAHEMAHITQGHIDKKKSYNQNVQQAGGVLGLAMEVIGIGLGIPFSGLISSATVNSGTHLAKMGYSRDQEREADEMGLHYMREAGFDPLGAIRFQEKLQQFSSADVAFLSTHPQTEERKENLLKLINKTAVTE